One window of Dyadobacter sandarakinus genomic DNA carries:
- a CDS encoding glycoside hydrolase family 18 protein produces MKHFTWLVAAFCLMLQSGHLAAQTKKKYVVNGYVGGFRGLVNTEEIDAEKLTHINYAFVNVQDSLAILTNLTTDSTNFRNLNLLKKRNPDLKILISIGGWAWSENFSDAVLTETSRAKFAKSSVDIVRQFDLDGVDIDWEYPAMKGEEGNVYRPEDKQNFTLMFKAIRFELDMLEKEKGRKYQLTTAVGGSQSFVDNTEMGLVQQYTDFIFIMTYDYGGKNNTVWHHTNLYGKGDVSSADRSVKSFMAAGVPAGKIVLGAAFYGKGWEAETTNHHGLGEKRVRRADGGGYTKLKDTLIDQNGYKKYYDRKAHAPYLFNDSTKVLITYEDEKSIRDKSKYVKKNGLAGIFFWEYFSDPKEYLITEISRNLD; encoded by the coding sequence ATGAAACATTTTACCTGGTTGGTGGCTGCATTTTGCCTGATGCTCCAAAGCGGACATCTGGCCGCTCAGACAAAAAAGAAGTACGTCGTCAACGGCTATGTGGGCGGCTTTCGCGGGCTGGTCAATACGGAAGAGATTGATGCGGAAAAGCTGACGCACATCAACTATGCATTTGTCAATGTGCAGGACAGCCTGGCGATACTGACGAATCTGACCACCGACTCCACCAATTTTCGCAACCTCAATCTGCTTAAAAAAAGAAATCCCGACCTGAAAATCCTCATCTCAATTGGTGGCTGGGCATGGAGTGAGAATTTTTCTGATGCTGTACTGACGGAAACTTCCCGCGCCAAATTTGCCAAATCAAGCGTGGACATCGTCCGGCAGTTTGATCTGGATGGTGTTGATATCGACTGGGAGTACCCGGCTATGAAAGGCGAGGAAGGGAATGTTTACCGGCCTGAGGACAAGCAGAACTTCACCCTGATGTTCAAGGCGATCCGGTTTGAGCTGGATATGCTTGAAAAAGAAAAAGGGCGGAAGTACCAGCTTACTACGGCTGTGGGCGGCTCACAATCGTTTGTAGATAATACCGAAATGGGGCTGGTCCAGCAGTATACCGACTTTATTTTTATCATGACCTATGATTACGGTGGAAAGAACAACACCGTATGGCACCACACCAACCTGTATGGAAAAGGCGACGTGTCATCTGCAGACCGGTCTGTGAAGAGCTTTATGGCTGCCGGTGTGCCGGCCGGAAAGATCGTACTCGGTGCGGCTTTTTACGGCAAAGGCTGGGAAGCCGAAACGACCAATCACCACGGGCTTGGTGAAAAAAGGGTGCGCAGGGCTGACGGCGGCGGGTATACCAAGCTGAAAGATACGCTCATTGACCAAAACGGTTATAAGAAATACTACGACCGGAAAGCACATGCGCCTTATCTTTTCAACGATTCAACCAAGGTGCTGATCACTTACGAAGACGAAAAGTCGATCCGGGACAAAAGTAAATACGTGAAGAAAAACGGACTGGCGGGCATTTTCTTCTGGGAATATTTCAGCGATCCAAAAGAATACCTCATCACGGAAATCAGCCGTAATCTCGATTAA